In Amycolatopsis methanolica 239, a single genomic region encodes these proteins:
- the menC gene encoding o-succinylbenzoate synthase, protein MKLTGVELRRIEMPLVAPFRTSFGTQTARDILLVRVETDEAVGWGECGALADPLYSPEYVDGAADVLRRFFVPALAAADHLDATAVGRVLAPFKGHRMAKAALEMAVLDAELRAQGRPLARELGAVRDRVPCGVSVGIMGSVGELLDTVGGYLDAGYVRIKLKIQPGWDVEPVRAVRERFGDDVLLQVDANTAYTLADARHLARLDPFGLLLIEQPLDEEDVLGHAELAKRLATPVCLDESIVSAKSAADAIALGACQVVNIKPGRVGGYLEARRVHDVCAANGVPVWCGGMLESGLGRAANVALAALPGFTLPGDTSASDRYYRTDIIEPFVLSGGHLDVPAGPGIGVDPVPELLAEVTTATERVAC, encoded by the coding sequence GTGAAACTGACCGGAGTGGAACTGCGCCGCATCGAGATGCCGCTGGTGGCTCCGTTCCGGACCTCGTTCGGCACGCAGACCGCCCGCGACATCCTGCTGGTGCGGGTCGAGACGGACGAGGCCGTGGGCTGGGGCGAATGCGGCGCACTGGCCGACCCGCTCTACTCGCCGGAGTACGTGGACGGCGCGGCCGACGTGCTGCGGCGCTTCTTCGTGCCCGCGCTCGCGGCCGCCGACCACCTCGACGCCACCGCGGTGGGCAGGGTGCTGGCACCGTTCAAGGGACACCGCATGGCCAAGGCCGCGCTGGAGATGGCGGTGCTCGACGCCGAGCTGCGCGCCCAAGGCCGCCCGCTGGCGCGGGAACTGGGCGCGGTGCGCGACCGCGTGCCGTGCGGGGTGTCGGTCGGGATCATGGGTTCGGTCGGCGAACTCCTCGACACCGTCGGCGGCTACCTCGACGCCGGGTACGTCCGGATCAAGCTGAAGATCCAGCCCGGGTGGGACGTCGAGCCGGTACGGGCGGTCCGGGAACGCTTCGGCGACGACGTGCTGCTGCAGGTCGACGCCAACACCGCGTACACCCTCGCCGACGCGCGGCACCTGGCCCGGCTCGACCCGTTCGGGCTGCTGCTGATCGAGCAGCCACTGGACGAGGAGGACGTGCTCGGGCACGCGGAGCTCGCCAAGCGGCTGGCCACGCCGGTGTGCCTGGACGAGTCGATCGTGTCGGCGAAGTCGGCCGCGGACGCGATCGCGCTCGGCGCGTGCCAGGTCGTCAACATCAAGCCCGGCCGGGTCGGCGGCTACCTGGAAGCCCGCCGGGTGCACGACGTGTGCGCCGCCAACGGCGTGCCGGTGTGGTGCGGCGGCATGCTCGAATCCGGGCTGGGCCGCGCCGCCAACGTCGCGCTCGCGGCGCTGCCCGGCTTCACGCTGCCCGGCGATACCTCCGCCTCCGACCGCTACTATCGCACCGACATCATCGAGCCGTTCGTGCTCTCCGGCGGGCACCTGGACGTGCCCGCGGGGCCGGGCATCGGGGTGGATCCGGTGCCGGAGCTGCTGGCCGAGGTGACGACGGCGACCGAGCGGGTGGCCTGCTGA
- a CDS encoding ABC transporter ATP-binding protein, giving the protein MQTVRARGISKYFGDIVALDGVDLDVAPGQIHGLVGPNGAGKTTLLGLLLGLAVADEGDLEILGTPAPAAPHGVAGFVDGPGLYPSLTARQNLTALARLRGLDTRTAGIDDVLGQVGLTDVADDRVRGFSLGMRQRLGLAAALLTAPRLLVLDEPSNGLDPAGKNHVHAVLHRLAGEGTTAVLSSHRMDDLEALCSEVTILATGRVVFSGPLGKLAAESQELDYRLRTSDPGAARDVAAATPGVRLADNAARDTGDALVVRAPVPALDELVVRLAGAGIAVRELAPVVSPLEAAFLALTDHQESHR; this is encoded by the coding sequence ATGCAGACTGTCCGGGCTCGCGGGATCAGCAAATACTTCGGGGACATCGTCGCGCTCGACGGTGTCGACCTGGATGTCGCTCCGGGACAGATCCACGGCCTGGTGGGCCCGAACGGCGCCGGGAAGACGACGTTGCTCGGCTTGTTGCTGGGCCTCGCCGTCGCCGACGAGGGCGACCTCGAAATCCTCGGCACGCCTGCCCCGGCTGCGCCGCACGGGGTCGCCGGATTCGTCGACGGCCCCGGCCTGTACCCGTCGCTGACCGCGCGCCAGAACCTTACCGCGCTGGCCCGCCTCCGCGGTCTCGACACACGAACAGCCGGGATCGACGACGTGCTCGGCCAGGTCGGGCTCACCGATGTCGCCGACGACCGGGTCCGCGGGTTCTCCCTCGGCATGCGCCAGCGGCTCGGGCTGGCCGCGGCCCTGCTCACCGCACCCCGGCTCCTGGTGCTCGACGAGCCGTCCAACGGCCTCGACCCGGCAGGCAAGAACCACGTCCACGCCGTCCTGCACCGCCTGGCCGGCGAGGGCACCACCGCGGTGCTCTCCAGCCACCGCATGGACGACCTCGAGGCGCTGTGCTCCGAGGTCACCATCCTCGCCACCGGCCGCGTCGTCTTCTCCGGCCCCCTGGGCAAGCTCGCGGCCGAGAGCCAGGAACTCGACTACCGGCTGCGCACCTCCGACCCGGGCGCGGCCCGCGACGTCGCCGCCGCCACCCCGGGCGTCCGGCTCGCCGACAACGCCGCACGGGACACCGGCGACGCGCTCGTGGTGCGCGCCCCGGTGCCCGCCCTCGACGAACTCGTGGTCCGCCTCGCCGGTGCGGGCATCGCGGTGCGCGAACTCGCCCCCGTCGTCTCGCCGCTCGAAGCCGCATTCCTCGCCCTCACCGACCACCAGGAGTCCCACCGATGA
- a CDS encoding alkaline phosphatase PhoX, whose translation MRFDANARVTGAYRILWGTNRHCAGGATPWNTRISCEEVDTGYCWEAEYLVRSALHGSRQRASPERCCWSTGRAKADQPPSTGAAASTPPSRSRSARDRRASIGDSRSRMSVSP comes from the coding sequence ATCAGGTTCGACGCGAACGCGCGCGTCACCGGCGCCTACCGGATCCTGTGGGGCACCAACCGCCACTGCGCCGGCGGTGCCACCCCGTGGAACACCCGGATCTCCTGCGAAGAGGTCGACACCGGCTACTGCTGGGAAGCGGAATACCTGGTCCGCAGCGCGCTACACGGTTCGCGGCAGCGGGCGTCGCCAGAGCGGTGCTGCTGGTCGACAGGACGAGCGAAAGCAGATCAGCCGCCGTCTACCGGCGCTGCGGCTTCCACCCCACCTTCACGTTCGAGATCTGCGAGAGACCGGCGAGCGAGCATCGGTGATTCGCGCTCGCGGATGTCCGTGTCTCCGTGA
- a CDS encoding helix-turn-helix domain-containing protein, producing MLRDDHRAQAFAERELGALLDHDARSHGALLTLLRTYLVSGGSKARTAELTGLSRPTLYSRLETIERILGVSLDTPESRTSLDDALMIMDG from the coding sequence TTGTTGCGCGACGACCATCGGGCGCAGGCGTTCGCCGAACGGGAGCTCGGCGCCTTGCTCGACCACGACGCGCGCTCACACGGCGCTCTGCTGACTTTGCTGCGCACCTACCTGGTCTCCGGCGGGTCCAAAGCCCGTACCGCCGAGCTCACCGGGCTGAGCCGTCCCACGCTCTACAGCAGACTGGAGACGATCGAACGGATACTCGGGGTATCCCTCGACACGCCGGAATCGAGAACCTCCTTGGACGACGCCCTCATGATCATGGACGGCTGA
- a CDS encoding bifunctional YncE family protein/alkaline phosphatase family protein has translation MQVTRRRRRAEQGRSGAPGRRARLATAGATALALAATGTGIGAAQTQQFGEDQVGQVTDRGQVVSADQYIDPIGDRLVLNDGKIMSSAVSPDGTHLAAAITDGGLALSIVDLRGWKVQQLVGNSASANLRIPGNDVGQEGPTYSPDGKQLWLGQSDGYRRLTVNPDGSVANPVFVPIPADGPRHALVGQAVFSPDGSTVYSAVNGQNRVVAINAATGAIQQSWAVGNAPRDLAQVGTKLYVSNEGGRPAQPGEPTLKSYNTQVPADPSTGATTTGTVSVIDLANPAAAPRSVDVGLHPTALYAKNGALFVTNTATNDVSVIDTASDKVVQTIATQPWPEASVGYEPDAVTLTDDGHLLVTLGRANAVAVYRYTSPLEPVSYVGLLPTDYFPAEITTVGNDVLVSNTRGIDARRPTTAAGHATHDTTASLQKFQLPSDAAIHGYTAKVFQQNGWIGNSVQLAKDNSSKTPVPVPQKLGEPSTINHVFLIVKENRTYDQVFGDMPEGNGDPALAQFGENVTPNQHALARQFGLYDNTYDIGTNSAEGHNWLMQADNPEYTESSAGEYTRSYDTEDDALGHQRTGFIWSGAQAAGKSVRNFGEFQQFLTKPAGATWQNLYCDTRNMQATGQNTTYPMVSSSPIPSLNDVSVHGFPKFDTSVPDIYRAEIWKRDFAQNGPANLNMFWLSSDHTGGPPNGAAQVADNDAAVGEIVDTISHSPYWKDSAIFVVEDDSQAGLDHIDGHRAPIQIISPWARHGVVDSHYYSQITMIRTVEQILGIHPMNQKDSAATPMGAAFTQTPDFTPFTALPNRTSLTAGLKTLPPCGADVPAPQNATAAAVAPDAVPADKQQVAAQWTEWQSHQRLTGPDAVPDYANPAQMDHFTWYQTHGWAQPYPGEDRIYAPEQVPGAYIPSSESEG, from the coding sequence ATGCAGGTAACACGCCGCAGACGGCGTGCCGAGCAGGGCCGGTCCGGCGCGCCCGGCCGCCGCGCCCGGCTCGCGACAGCCGGCGCCACCGCCCTGGCGCTCGCCGCCACCGGCACCGGGATCGGTGCCGCGCAGACCCAGCAGTTCGGTGAGGACCAGGTCGGCCAGGTCACCGACCGGGGCCAGGTCGTCTCCGCCGACCAGTACATCGACCCGATCGGCGACCGCCTGGTCCTGAACGACGGCAAGATCATGTCGTCCGCGGTGAGCCCGGACGGCACGCACCTCGCCGCCGCCATCACCGACGGCGGCCTGGCACTGTCCATCGTGGACCTCAGGGGCTGGAAGGTGCAGCAGCTCGTCGGCAACTCCGCGTCGGCGAACCTGCGCATCCCGGGCAACGACGTGGGCCAGGAAGGCCCCACCTACTCACCCGACGGCAAGCAGCTGTGGCTCGGCCAGAGCGACGGCTACCGCAGGCTCACCGTGAACCCGGACGGCAGCGTCGCCAACCCGGTCTTCGTCCCCATCCCGGCGGACGGCCCCCGGCACGCGCTCGTCGGGCAGGCTGTGTTCTCCCCCGACGGGTCCACTGTGTACTCCGCGGTCAACGGCCAGAACCGGGTGGTCGCGATCAACGCGGCGACCGGCGCGATCCAGCAGAGCTGGGCCGTGGGCAACGCGCCGCGGGACCTGGCGCAGGTCGGCACCAAGCTCTACGTCAGCAACGAGGGCGGCCGCCCGGCCCAGCCGGGCGAGCCGACGCTGAAGTCCTACAACACCCAGGTTCCCGCCGACCCGTCGACCGGTGCCACCACCACCGGCACGGTCAGCGTCATCGACCTCGCGAACCCGGCGGCCGCGCCCCGCAGCGTCGACGTCGGCCTGCACCCGACCGCCCTGTACGCCAAGAACGGCGCGCTGTTCGTCACCAACACCGCCACCAACGACGTCTCGGTCATCGACACGGCCAGCGACAAGGTCGTCCAGACCATCGCGACCCAGCCGTGGCCGGAGGCATCAGTGGGCTACGAGCCCGACGCGGTGACCCTCACCGACGACGGGCACCTGCTGGTGACGCTTGGCCGCGCCAACGCGGTCGCCGTCTACCGCTACACCAGCCCGCTCGAGCCGGTCAGCTACGTCGGCCTGCTCCCGACCGACTACTTCCCCGCCGAGATCACGACCGTCGGCAACGACGTGCTGGTGTCCAACACCCGCGGCATCGACGCCCGCCGCCCCACCACCGCGGCCGGGCACGCCACCCACGACACCACCGCCAGCCTGCAGAAGTTCCAGCTGCCCAGCGACGCCGCGATCCACGGCTACACGGCGAAGGTCTTCCAGCAGAACGGGTGGATCGGCAACTCCGTCCAGCTCGCCAAGGACAACAGCAGCAAGACCCCGGTGCCGGTGCCGCAGAAGCTCGGCGAGCCGTCGACGATCAACCACGTGTTCCTGATCGTCAAGGAGAACCGGACCTACGACCAGGTCTTCGGTGACATGCCGGAGGGCAACGGCGACCCGGCGCTGGCGCAGTTCGGCGAGAATGTGACGCCGAACCAGCACGCGCTCGCCCGCCAGTTCGGGCTCTACGACAACACCTACGACATCGGAACGAACTCCGCCGAAGGCCACAACTGGCTGATGCAGGCCGACAACCCGGAGTACACCGAGTCCTCGGCTGGTGAGTACACCCGCAGCTACGACACCGAGGACGACGCGCTCGGGCACCAGCGGACGGGCTTCATCTGGTCCGGCGCCCAGGCGGCCGGGAAGTCGGTGCGCAACTTCGGCGAGTTCCAGCAGTTCCTGACCAAGCCCGCGGGCGCCACCTGGCAGAACCTGTACTGCGACACCAGGAACATGCAGGCAACAGGCCAGAACACGACCTACCCGATGGTGTCGTCCTCGCCGATCCCGTCGCTCAACGACGTGTCGGTGCACGGGTTCCCGAAGTTTGACACCAGTGTGCCGGACATCTACCGTGCCGAGATCTGGAAGCGTGACTTCGCCCAGAACGGGCCGGCGAACCTGAACATGTTCTGGCTGTCCAGCGACCACACCGGTGGCCCGCCCAACGGCGCCGCCCAGGTCGCGGACAACGACGCCGCGGTCGGCGAGATCGTCGACACGATCTCGCACAGCCCGTACTGGAAGGACTCGGCGATCTTCGTCGTGGAGGACGACTCGCAGGCCGGCCTCGACCACATCGACGGTCACCGCGCGCCGATCCAGATCATCAGCCCGTGGGCGCGGCACGGGGTGGTCGACAGCCACTACTATTCGCAGATCACGATGATCCGGACCGTCGAGCAGATCCTCGGGATCCACCCGATGAACCAGAAGGACAGCGCGGCGACGCCGATGGGCGCGGCATTCACCCAGACGCCGGACTTCACGCCGTTCACCGCGCTGCCCAACCGGACCTCCCTCACCGCGGGCCTGAAGACGCTGCCCCCGTGCGGCGCGGACGTGCCCGCTCCGCAGAACGCCACCGCCGCGGCCGTCGCGCCGGACGCGGTGCCCGCGGACAAACAGCAGGTGGCGGCACAGTGGACGGAGTGGCAGTCGCACCAGCGCCTGACCGGGCCGGACGCCGTGCCGGACTACGCCAACCCCGCGCAGATGGACCACTTCACCTGGTACCAGACGCACGGGTGGGCCCAGCCCTACCCCGGTGAGGACCGGATCTACGCCCCGGAGCAGGTTCCGGGCGCCTACATCCCGTCCTCGGAGTCCGAGGGCTGA
- a CDS encoding MFS transporter, with the protein MMVASLSALLFTEVRSAAALESWGWRVPFLIALPLGLIGLYMRLRLDETPEFAQVAASGEHERAPLRATLRHDWRSILRIAALVCSPTMCTYVLLVYGPTFLTTELKVPAAQAKLAGFAAMVVMMVLTVVFARLCDRAGRKPFLIAGAIWVLVTAPLGFLLLHRLSFGFLVPGLPLVVIGEALMLAPQPAIFAGLFPTARRYSGVGIGYNIGVVLLGGAGPLVATAIVQATQSTYAPAGYLACGALISLIAAICTPETLRRDRTSTAS; encoded by the coding sequence ATGATGGTGGCCAGCCTGTCCGCGCTGCTGTTCACCGAGGTGCGCTCCGCCGCCGCGCTGGAGTCGTGGGGCTGGCGGGTCCCGTTCCTGATCGCGCTGCCGCTGGGCCTGATCGGGCTCTACATGCGACTGCGGCTGGACGAGACACCGGAGTTCGCGCAGGTGGCCGCCTCCGGCGAGCACGAACGCGCCCCGCTGCGCGCCACCCTGCGGCACGACTGGCGGTCGATCCTGCGGATCGCCGCGCTGGTGTGCTCGCCGACGATGTGCACCTACGTGCTGCTGGTGTACGGGCCCACGTTCCTGACCACCGAGCTGAAGGTGCCCGCCGCGCAGGCGAAGCTGGCCGGGTTCGCCGCGATGGTCGTGATGATGGTGCTGACCGTGGTGTTCGCGCGCCTGTGCGACCGCGCCGGGCGCAAGCCGTTCCTCATCGCCGGGGCGATCTGGGTGCTGGTCACCGCGCCGCTGGGGTTCCTGCTGCTGCACCGGCTGTCGTTCGGGTTCCTGGTGCCCGGGCTGCCGCTCGTGGTGATCGGCGAGGCGCTGATGCTGGCGCCGCAGCCGGCGATCTTCGCCGGGCTGTTCCCCACCGCCCGCCGGTACAGCGGGGTCGGCATCGGCTACAACATCGGCGTGGTGCTCCTCGGCGGCGCGGGCCCGCTGGTCGCCACCGCCATCGTGCAGGCCACGCAAAGCACCTACGCGCCCGCGGGGTACCTGGCGTGCGGCGCGCTGATCAGCCTGATCGCGGCGATCTGCACGCCGGAGACGCTGCGGCGCGACCGGACGTCCACCGCGAGCTGA
- a CDS encoding PucR family transcriptional regulator, which produces MSAGVVRVLDDLGGTLLDLVHGDPGGAGDIGGVAIHDPFEEPVLPRHALVLGVGVREPADVVRLLRGLGKQEAAGLVVRAPVAVPAEVTAAVDETGVVLLGLTRGASWAQLAAMLRALLAEGDVGQAEPEMLGGVPSGDLFAVANAIAELIDAPVTIEDPRSRVLAFSGRQDEADPSRVETILGRQVPERFARMLTDRGVFRELYRSDRLVYVDALVNLDGLTMPRVAVAVRAGDEVLGSIWAAVREPLSAEREQALREAARLVALHMLRVRAGTDVSRRLRAELLSTALEGGAGAREAMARLGLAGRPVVVLALALADRGPGERDDAGVATELQRVSDGLAMHLTAVHPRAASALVGDVAYGLVPVEGEGDGEQWAVSIATEFVDRVGERVPAVVAIGPVAEDVAALAGARASADRALRVLRAEPRTGRRVARLADVQVEALLLEPRDLVAARGDRPTGPVARLFDYDRQHNTNLVETLRAWLDSFGDVNAAANAVYVHPNTFRYRLRRLAEVAQLDLSDPEARFAAMLQLRVIAPR; this is translated from the coding sequence GTGAGCGCCGGTGTGGTCCGTGTCCTCGACGACCTCGGTGGCACGCTGCTCGACCTCGTCCACGGTGACCCGGGCGGCGCCGGGGACATCGGTGGCGTCGCGATCCACGACCCGTTCGAGGAACCCGTGCTGCCCCGCCACGCGCTCGTGCTGGGCGTGGGCGTCCGCGAGCCGGCGGACGTTGTCCGCCTGCTGCGCGGGCTCGGCAAGCAGGAGGCGGCGGGGCTGGTGGTGCGCGCGCCGGTCGCCGTGCCGGCGGAGGTCACCGCCGCCGTCGACGAGACCGGCGTGGTGTTGCTGGGCCTGACGCGCGGGGCGTCCTGGGCGCAGCTGGCCGCGATGCTGCGGGCGCTGCTCGCCGAGGGCGACGTCGGCCAGGCCGAGCCGGAGATGCTGGGCGGCGTCCCCTCCGGCGACCTGTTCGCGGTGGCCAACGCGATCGCGGAGCTGATCGACGCGCCGGTGACGATCGAGGACCCGCGCTCGCGGGTGCTGGCGTTCTCCGGCCGCCAGGACGAAGCCGACCCGTCCCGGGTGGAGACGATCCTGGGACGGCAGGTGCCGGAACGCTTCGCCCGGATGCTCACCGACCGGGGCGTGTTCCGCGAGCTGTACCGCAGCGACCGGCTGGTCTACGTCGACGCGCTGGTCAACCTCGACGGCCTCACGATGCCCCGGGTCGCCGTCGCCGTGCGGGCGGGCGACGAGGTGCTCGGCTCGATCTGGGCGGCGGTCCGGGAGCCGCTCAGCGCCGAACGCGAGCAGGCGCTGCGGGAGGCGGCGCGGCTCGTCGCGTTGCACATGCTGCGGGTCCGCGCGGGCACCGACGTGTCCCGCCGCCTACGCGCCGAACTGCTCAGCACCGCGCTCGAAGGCGGCGCCGGAGCACGCGAGGCCATGGCCCGGCTGGGGCTGGCGGGCCGTCCGGTGGTGGTGCTGGCGCTCGCGCTCGCCGACCGCGGCCCCGGCGAGCGCGACGACGCCGGGGTGGCGACCGAACTGCAACGGGTGAGCGACGGCCTCGCGATGCACCTGACCGCGGTGCACCCGCGTGCCGCGAGCGCCCTCGTCGGGGACGTGGCCTACGGGCTGGTCCCGGTGGAGGGCGAGGGCGACGGCGAGCAGTGGGCGGTGTCCATCGCGACCGAATTCGTGGACCGCGTGGGGGAGCGGGTGCCTGCGGTCGTCGCGATCGGACCGGTCGCCGAGGACGTCGCGGCACTGGCCGGCGCCCGGGCCAGCGCGGACCGGGCGCTGCGGGTGCTGCGGGCGGAACCGCGCACCGGCCGCCGGGTCGCCCGCCTGGCCGACGTCCAGGTGGAGGCGCTGCTGCTGGAGCCGCGCGACCTGGTCGCCGCACGGGGCGACCGCCCGACCGGCCCGGTCGCCCGGTTGTTCGACTACGACCGGCAGCACAACACCAACCTGGTCGAGACGCTGCGCGCGTGGCTGGACTCCTTCGGCGACGTGAACGCGGCCGCCAACGCGGTCTACGTGCACCCCAACACCTTCCGCTACCGGCTGCGGCGCCTGGCCGAGGTCGCGCAGCTGGACCTGTCCGACCCGGAGGCCCGCTTCGCCGCGATGCTGCAGCTGCGGGTGATCGCGCCCCGCTGA
- a CDS encoding ABC transporter permease, with product MTATVSDAPAAQPVPVLRGYHFELVKLTSQWRIRLLVLACWIAPAVFVAAVSLQSSLPVDTLFGRWMNATGWAGSLVMLGFAGSYALPLLTSVVAGDVFAAEDRLGTWRHLLVAVRSPQRIFTAKALTALTVILVLVAGMALSSAVGGILAVSGGRLVGLDGHLLAPADAAGKVALAWVCVLAPTLALAAIGLLGSVALGRSPMGLLLPAVVALVMGLAQMLPLPVAVRLALPTYAFIAWNGLFTAPAQLGPLLISVAIGLVWAVAATALAYLVFRRRDFTNLTDDGSARRALTLGALPLAGLLAVTVGAVAVSVPAAGSGIGQDKLQRSVATAFAHLYRLQTTQLNRPDVTEDQLGATAACTKGDGLVAPEGPGNEWRCVVSWHLPGIEATGTAIYQLDVTPDGRFVADGDGPKEVNGYFQVHTPTGDTPNPLWQFDGNVELLPTTTKG from the coding sequence ATGACCGCGACCGTGTCCGACGCGCCCGCCGCGCAGCCGGTCCCGGTCTTGCGCGGCTACCACTTCGAACTGGTCAAGCTCACCTCGCAGTGGCGGATCCGCCTGCTGGTCCTGGCCTGCTGGATCGCCCCCGCGGTGTTCGTCGCGGCGGTGAGCCTGCAGAGCTCGCTGCCCGTGGACACCCTCTTCGGCCGATGGATGAACGCCACCGGCTGGGCGGGTTCGCTGGTGATGCTCGGCTTCGCGGGCAGCTACGCGCTCCCCCTGCTGACCTCGGTGGTCGCCGGCGACGTGTTCGCCGCAGAGGACCGCCTCGGCACCTGGCGGCACCTGCTGGTGGCGGTCCGGTCGCCGCAGCGGATCTTCACCGCCAAGGCGCTGACCGCACTCACCGTCATCCTGGTACTCGTCGCCGGGATGGCGTTGTCCAGCGCCGTCGGCGGGATCCTGGCGGTCAGCGGCGGCCGCCTGGTCGGACTCGACGGCCACCTGCTCGCTCCCGCGGACGCCGCCGGAAAGGTGGCCCTCGCCTGGGTCTGCGTGCTCGCCCCGACCCTGGCGCTGGCCGCGATCGGCCTCCTCGGTTCTGTCGCGTTGGGACGGTCGCCGATGGGTCTGCTGCTGCCCGCGGTCGTCGCACTGGTGATGGGGCTGGCCCAGATGCTGCCGCTGCCGGTCGCCGTGCGCCTGGCCCTGCCCACCTACGCCTTCATCGCCTGGAACGGCCTGTTCACCGCTCCCGCCCAGCTCGGGCCGCTGCTGATCAGCGTCGCGATCGGTCTCGTGTGGGCGGTGGCGGCCACCGCGCTGGCGTACCTGGTGTTCCGGCGCCGGGACTTCACCAACCTCACCGACGACGGTTCCGCCCGCCGCGCGCTCACCCTCGGCGCGCTGCCGCTGGCCGGGCTCCTCGCCGTGACAGTCGGGGCCGTCGCGGTCTCGGTGCCCGCCGCGGGTTCCGGCATTGGGCAGGACAAGCTCCAGCGGTCGGTGGCCACGGCCTTCGCCCACCTCTACCGCCTGCAGACCACGCAACTCAACCGGCCCGACGTGACCGAGGACCAGCTGGGCGCCACGGCGGCCTGCACCAAGGGCGACGGCCTGGTCGCCCCCGAAGGCCCCGGCAACGAATGGCGTTGCGTCGTCTCCTGGCACCTCCCCGGCATCGAGGCCACCGGCACCGCCATCTACCAGCTCGATGTCACCCCGGACGGCCGGTTCGTCGCCGACGGCGACGGCCCGAAGGAAGTCAACGGCTACTTCCAGGTGCACACCCCCACCGGGGACACCCCGAACCCCCTCTGGCAGTTCGACGGCAACGTCGAACTCCTCCCCACCACCACGAAGGGATAG
- a CDS encoding aldehyde dehydrogenase family protein, with amino-acid sequence MTNPATGAITGHVALAGVPDARHVIGAATAAFPRWRETSLTKRTAILFRFGELLNERKEELAAIITTEHGKVRSDALGEISRGQEVIEFACGIAHLLKGGLSENASTSVDVSSLRQRLGPVAIISPFNFPAMVPMWFFPIAIAAGNTVVLKPSEKDPSASLWLAKLWAEAGLPDGVFNVLQGGKDAVDELLTNPDVKAVSFVGSTPIALTCISGIVFPYCSEVYPTAIRATGAGLASTAGNAGGLTAPVVIGLAFGSIGFVGVFAVMAALLAVGALVIRLFGPRVTGKTLEQVFADETARTARTATPSTLEGSAS; translated from the coding sequence GTGACGAACCCCGCGACCGGCGCGATCACGGGCCACGTCGCGCTGGCCGGCGTCCCGGACGCCCGGCACGTGATCGGTGCCGCGACCGCGGCGTTCCCGAGGTGGCGCGAAACCTCGCTCACCAAGCGCACGGCGATCCTGTTCCGGTTCGGTGAGTTGCTCAACGAGCGCAAGGAAGAACTCGCGGCCATTATCACCACGGAGCACGGCAAGGTCCGCTCGGACGCGCTCGGCGAGATCAGCCGCGGTCAGGAAGTCATCGAGTTCGCCTGCGGTATCGCGCACCTGCTCAAAGGCGGCCTGAGCGAGAACGCCTCGACCTCGGTCGACGTCAGCTCGCTGCGCCAGCGGCTCGGGCCCGTGGCGATCATCTCGCCGTTCAACTTCCCCGCGATGGTCCCGATGTGGTTCTTCCCCATCGCCATCGCCGCCGGTAACACCGTGGTGCTCAAGCCAAGTGAGAAGGACCCTTCGGCGTCGCTGTGGCTGGCGAAGCTGTGGGCCGAAGCCGGGTTGCCCGACGGCGTGTTCAATGTACTGCAGGGCGGCAAGGACGCGGTGGACGAACTGCTGACCAACCCTGACGTCAAGGCGGTGAGCTTCGTCGGGTCGACGCCGATCGCGCTCACCTGCATCTCCGGCATCGTGTTCCCGTACTGCTCGGAGGTGTACCCGACCGCGATTCGCGCCACCGGCGCCGGGCTCGCCTCGACGGCGGGTAACGCGGGCGGGCTCACCGCACCGGTCGTCATCGGCCTGGCGTTCGGCTCGATCGGGTTCGTCGGCGTGTTCGCGGTGATGGCCGCGCTGCTGGCCGTGGGCGCGCTCGTCATCCGGCTGTTCGGGCCCCGCGTCACCGGCAAGACGCTGGAGCAGGTCTTCGCCGACGAGACCGCCCGGACCGCCCGGACCGCCACGCCTAGCACGCTCGAAGGGAGCGCGTCGTGA